TGGACGATTATACTGCTAATACGCTTCAGGCACAGTTGCTGTATTTGGACTCTGTTGATCCGGGCAAGGATATTTCTATTTATATCAACTCTCCGGGCGGAAGTGTGTACGCCGGACTGGGCATTTACGATACGATGCAGTTTATCTCGAGTGATGTGGCTACGATTTGTACAGGTATGGCGGCTTCTATGGCAGCTGTATTGCTGGTTGCCGGTAAAGAAGGCAAGCGTTCTGCACTGCCTCACTCGCGTGTCATGATTCACCAGCCGATGGGAGGCGCACAGGGACAGGCCTCGGATATTGAAATTACTGCCCGTGAAATTCAAAAATTGAAGAAAGAACTTTATACGATTATCGCCGATCATTCGCATACTGATTTTGATAAGGTATGGGCGGACTCTGACCGTGACTACTGGATGACAGCACAGGAAGCGAAAGAGTACGGCATGATTGATGAAGTATTGATTAAGAAATAAAAATGGCTGATTCAAAAGCAAAGAAAAAGTGTAGCTTCTGCGGTCGGTCGGAGAATGAAGTTGGATTCCTGATTACGGGAGTAAACGGTTATATCTGCGACAGTTGTGCCACCCAAGCTTATGAGATTACTCAGGAAGCGTTGGGCGAAGTCAAGAAAAGCGCCGGAGCTACCAAACTTAATTTAAATGAACTACCCAAACCGGTAGAAATCAAGAAATTCCTTGACCAGTATGTAATAGGACAGGATGACGCCAAGCGTTTTCTTTCCGTATCGGTCTATAACCATTATAAACGTTTGCTCCAAAAGGATAGTGGAGATGATGTGGAAATTGAAAAATCGAACATCATTATGGTGGGTAGCACCGGAACCGGAAAAACATTGCTGGCTCGTACGATTGCCAAGTTGCTCCATGTTCCGTTTACAATTGTGGATGCTACGGTACTGACGGAAGCCGGTTATGTGGGAGAGGATATTGAAAGTATTCTAACCCGTCTGCTTCAGGTGGCTGATTATAATGTACCGGAAGCTGAACAGGGAATTGTATTTATTGATGAGATCGACAAGATCGCCCGCAAAGGAGATAATCCTTCTATCACTCGTGACGTGAGCGGTGAAGGTGTACAACAGGGATTACTGAAACTGCTCGAAGGTTCCGTGGTGAATGTGCCCCCACAGGGAGGCCGTAAGCACCCCGACCAAAAGATGATTCCGGTAAATACCAAGAATATCCTCTTTATTTGTGGCGGTGCTTTCGATGGTATTGAAAAGAAAATCGCACAACGACTGAATACGCATGTTGTAGGCTATACAGCTTCGCAGACAACAGCGAGGATTGATAAGAATAACATGATGCAGTATATCGCTCCCCAGGATTTGAAGTCATTCGGACTGATTCCCGAAATAATCGGTCGTCTGCCAGTATTGACTTACCTCAATCCTCTGGATCGTGATGCGCTTCGTGCTATCCTTACCGAACCCAAAAACTCTATCATCAAACAGTATGTTAAACTGCTTGAAATGGATGGTATCAAGTTGACATTTGAAGATTCTGTCTTTGAATATATTGTCGATAAGGCGGTTGAATATAAGCTTGGTGCCCGTGGATTGCGTTCCATTGTGGAAACGATTATGATGGATGTTATGTTTGAAATCCCTTCGGGAAGCAAAAAAGAGTATGAAGTGACGCTGGATTACGCGAAGCAGCAACTGGAAAAAGCAAACATGGCAAGGCTGCAAACCGCTTAAAATCAAAAAGTAAGGCGACTGTAAATGAAGGCTTCTGTTTTTTCTTGAAAATATTAGTCGTATTTTGCTTGGTAATTACGAAGTTGTTTATAACTTTGTTTGGTTCTCTTGAAAAAGAGTGCTTTGCTTAAAGTTAAACCATGAACTGAATAAAACAACCTAAGTTAAGATGGCAGGGAAGATTAATTTAATAAATGAACTGAAGAAGTGTTTCGGATTTAATAAATTCAAGGGAAACCAGGAAGCAATCATTCAGAACTTGCTTGATGGTAGAGACACCTTTGTACTGATGCCTACCGGTGGCGGGAAATCCTTATGCTATCAGTTACCTTCGCTCTTGATGGAAGGAACGGCAATTGTAATTTCTCCGCTTATTGCGTTGATGAAGAACCAAGTGGATGCAATGCGTAATTTTAGTGAAGAAGATGGTATCGCCCATTTTATTAATTCTTCATTAAACAAAGGCGCGATAGACCAAGTGAAGTCTGACATCCTTGCCGGAAAGACAAAATTGTTATATGTGGCTCCGGAGTCTTTGACAAAGGAAGAGAATGTAGATTTTTTGCGCTCGGTGAAAATTTCGTTTTACGCGGTAGACGAGGCTCACTGTATTTCCGAATGGGGGCATGACTTCCGGCCGGAATATCGGCGGATTCGTCCTATCATCAACGAGATCGGAAAGGCTCCGTTGATAGCACTTACTGCAACGGCAACGCCAAAGGTGCAGCACGATATCCAGAAGAATCTGGGAATGGTGGATGCACAGGTTTTCAAGTCATCGTTCAACCGTCCGAACCTGTATTATGAGGTACGCGCGAAAACTGCTAATATTGATCGTGATATTATCAAGTTTATCAAGAATAATCCGGAAAAATCGGGTATCGTTTACTGCCTTAGTCGGAAGAGAGTAGAAGAACTTGCTGAAATTCTTCAGGCAAACGGTATCAACGCGCGTCCTTACCATGCGGGTATGGACTCATTGACGAGGACGAAGAATCAGGATGATTTCCTGATGGAAAAAGTGGAAGTCATTGTGGCTACGATCGCTTTCGGTATGGGGATTGATAAACCGGATGTGCGGTTTGTGATTCACTATGATATCCCGAAAAGCTTGGAAGGATATTACCAGGAAACGGGGCGCGCCGGTAGAGATGGCGGTGAAGGTCAGTGCATAACCTTTTATACAAACAAAGACTTGCAGAAACTGGAAAAGTTCATGCAAGGGAAACCTGTGGCAGAACAGGAAATTGGCAAGCAGCTTCTGTTGGAAACCGCTGCTTATGCCGAATCTTCCGTATGCCGACGTAAGACATTACTACATTATTTCGGTGAAGAGTACACGGAAGAAAATTGTGGAAATTGTGACAACTGTTTAAACCCTAAAAAACAAGTGGAGGCTCAAGAATTATTGTGTGCCGTGATTGAAGCGATTATCGCGGTGAAAGAAAACTTTAAGGCAGATTATATCATTGACATATTACAAGGTAGAGAGACTTCGGAGGTACAGGCTCATTTGCATGAGGACCTCGAAGTATTTGGCTCAGGTATGGGCGAAGAAGACAAAACATGGAATGCAGTAATCCGTCAGGCTCTGATAGCAGGCTATTTGAGCAAAGATGTAGAACATTACGGTCTTTTGAAAGTGACGGAAGAAGGACACAAGTTCTTGAAGAAACCTAAATCATTCAAGATAACGGAGGATAATGACTTTGAAGAAGTGGAGGAGGAAGTACCGGCACGCGGCGGTGGCTCTTGTGCAGTAGACCCTGCTCTTTATTCAATGTTGAAAGACTTGAGGAAGAAGCTCTCTAAGAAACTGGAAGTTCCTCCTTATGTAATTTTCCAGGACCCGTCTTTGGAAGCAATGGCTACTATCTACCCGGTAACACTGGAAGAGCTACAGAATATTCCCGGTGTAGGTGCCGGAAAGGCGAAACGCTACGGTGAAGAATTCTGTAAACTGATTAAACGTCACTGTGAAGAGAATGAAATAGAACGTCCCGAAGACTTGCGTGTACGTACGGTTGCTAATAAGTCGAAAATGAAAGTGTCTATCATTCAGGCTATTGACCGTAAGGTAGCCTTAGATGATATTGCTCTATCCAAAGGTATTGAATTTGGAGAACTGTTGGATGAAGTAGAAGCAATTGTCTATTCCGGAACCAAACTGAATATTGATTACTTCTTGGAAGAGATCATGGATGAAGATCATTTGCTTGACATCTACGATTATTTTAAGGAATCTACGACAGACAAGATTGATGATGCACTTGATGAACTGGGGGATGACTTCACTGAAGAAGAAGTTCGTTTGGTACGTATTAAGTTCATCTCTGAAATGGCAAACTAAAAAAAGCGAAAAAAATAGGCGTGCAGGTATGCGGTTTTGAATAAAAACCGTATATTTGCACGCAATAATTTTTAAACGCATAGCCCTATGTCATTTATTGCTGATAAGATTGTAATGGATGGGTTGACTTACGATGACGTACTGTTGATCCCCGCTTATTCTGAAGTTTTACCGCGCACTGTCGATCTCTCGACAAAGTTTTCAAAAAACATTGAGTTAAAAATACCTTTTGTGACGGCTGCCATGGATACGGTAACCGAAGCGAAAATGGCTATTGCCATTGCTCGTGAGGGTGGTATCGGTGTGATTCACAAAAATATGTCTATCGAAGAACAAGCAAGACAAGTTGCTATTGTAAAGCGTGCCGAGAATGGTATGATTTATGATCCTGTGACTATCAAGAGAGGTTCTACCGTTCGCGACGCTTTGGATATTATGGCTGAATATAAAATCGGTGGTATCCCTGTTGTGGATGATGAAGGTTATCTGGTAGGTATTGTTACTAACAGAGACTTGCGTTTTGAAAGAGATATGGCAAAACATATTGATCTTGTCATGACTCCTAAAGAAAGATTAGTAACTACCAACCAGTCTACTGACTTGGAATCTGCTGCACAGATTCTTCAGAAACATAAGATTGAGAAACTTCCGATTGTAGGAATGGACGGAAAGTTGATCGGTCTTGTTACTTATAAGGATATTACAAAAGCAAAAGACAAACCGATGGCTTGTAAAGACGCCAAAGGTCGTTTGCGTGTTGCCGCCGGTGTGGGGGTGACTGTCGATACATTGGATCGTATGCAGGCTTTGGTTGATGCGGGTGCGGATGCCATTGTTATTGATACGGCTCACGGACACTCTGCATTCGTTATTGAGAAACTGAGAGAAGCTAAGAAACGCTTCCCGGGCATTGATATTGTTGTAGGTAATATTGCTACCGGAGAAGCTGCTAAGGCCTTGGTGGAAGCTGGTGCTGATGCTGTGAAAGTAGGTATCGGACCGGGATCTATCTGTACGACCCGTGTGGTTGCCGGTGTGGGGGTTCCCCAGCTGTCGGCTGTATATGATGTAGCAAAAGCGCTGAAAGGTACAGGTATTCCTTTGATTGCCGATGGTGGTTTGCGCTATTCCGGTGATGTCGTGAAAGCATTGGCTGCCGGTGGGTATAGTGTAATGATCGGATCATTGGTTGCCGGAACAGAAGAATCTCCGGGTGATACTATTATTTTCAACGGACGTAAATTCAAATCATATCGTGGCATGGGGTCGTTGGAAGCTATGGAGAATGGTTCAAAAGACCGTTACTTCCAAAGTGGAACAGCTGACGTGAAGAAATTGGTTCCGGAAGGTATTGCTGCCCGTGTTCCTTATAAGGGTACATTGTTCGAAGTTGTTTATCAATTAACAGGTGGTTTGCGTGCAGGTATGGGATATTGTGGTGCTGCCAATATTGAAAAACTTCACGATGCCAAATTTACCCGTATCACAAATGCCGGTGTAATGGAAAGTCATCCGCACGATGTGACGATTACCAGTGAATCGCCTAATTATAGCCGTCCGGAATAACAGCATATATAAACGGTGAACTATTAACGGTGAACGGTGAACAGACTGTGTCGATCTGCAGGGTGTTCGCTGCTCACCGTTCGTTGTTTATGGAGTTAATGTTTGGTTTTTAGAGTTTGGAAAATAAGAATTGATGATGAAAAGAGGTCTGCTTGTAGCTTGGTTTTGGTTTTTCGGTATCTCGGTCTTTGCACAGGAAGACCCGGTGCTGATGCGGGTGAATGGAAAAGATATACTTCGTTCGGAGTTTGAGTATTCGTATCGGCATCGGACTGGTAATGCAGATGCAAAACTCTCTCCGAAGGAATATGCGGAACTTTTCGCTCAATCGAAATTGAAGGTTGAAGCGGCCAAAGTTGCAGGACTTGATACGACTACTATGTTCCGAAAACTACAGGAAGCGTGGCGAAGTCAGTTGCTCAAATCTTATTTGACGGATAAGCAGGTATTGGATAGTTGTATTCGTGTTCTGTATCAGGATAGAGGTTTGAAAGGATTGGGGAGTCGGGTGCGGATAATGCAAATTTTCAAATATCTGCCTCAGACAATAACTGCCAAGCATTTGGAGGAAGAGAAAAACCGAATAGATTCTATCTGGCAGTCGCTAAGGACTCAGTCAGATTTGGATTTTGCCCGTTTGGTGGAAATGTACTCGGAGGATAAGCGTAGTATGTGGTTGGAACGTTTGCAAACAACGAGCGAATTTGAAAATGTAGCTTTTTCTTTGTCAACAGGAGAAATATCCCATCCTTTCTTTACTCCGGAAGGGCTTCATATTATAAAAGTGATTGACCGGAAAGAAAATCCTTCGTATGGAGAGGTTTATGAGAAGTTGGCAGAACGTTTGATACGTAAGGAGGGGGTGGATAAAGCTACGGAAACCATAGTGGAACGACTAAAAAGAGACTGGCAATATGCTCCCAATCCGAGTGGCATGAACGAGTTGTTGACAATTGGCAGAACGGAGCAGACTTTGTTTACAATCGACGGACAGGTATATTCGGGAGAGATGTTCAAGCAGTTTGCTTCTTCGCATCCGCAGGCGGTGAAGCGGCAACTGAATGGATTTATAGCAAAGTCGTTATTG
The nucleotide sequence above comes from Bacteroides caccae. Encoded proteins:
- the recQ gene encoding DNA helicase RecQ; this translates as MAGKINLINELKKCFGFNKFKGNQEAIIQNLLDGRDTFVLMPTGGGKSLCYQLPSLLMEGTAIVISPLIALMKNQVDAMRNFSEEDGIAHFINSSLNKGAIDQVKSDILAGKTKLLYVAPESLTKEENVDFLRSVKISFYAVDEAHCISEWGHDFRPEYRRIRPIINEIGKAPLIALTATATPKVQHDIQKNLGMVDAQVFKSSFNRPNLYYEVRAKTANIDRDIIKFIKNNPEKSGIVYCLSRKRVEELAEILQANGINARPYHAGMDSLTRTKNQDDFLMEKVEVIVATIAFGMGIDKPDVRFVIHYDIPKSLEGYYQETGRAGRDGGEGQCITFYTNKDLQKLEKFMQGKPVAEQEIGKQLLLETAAYAESSVCRRKTLLHYFGEEYTEENCGNCDNCLNPKKQVEAQELLCAVIEAIIAVKENFKADYIIDILQGRETSEVQAHLHEDLEVFGSGMGEEDKTWNAVIRQALIAGYLSKDVEHYGLLKVTEEGHKFLKKPKSFKITEDNDFEEVEEEVPARGGGSCAVDPALYSMLKDLRKKLSKKLEVPPYVIFQDPSLEAMATIYPVTLEELQNIPGVGAGKAKRYGEEFCKLIKRHCEENEIERPEDLRVRTVANKSKMKVSIIQAIDRKVALDDIALSKGIEFGELLDEVEAIVYSGTKLNIDYFLEEIMDEDHLLDIYDYFKESTTDKIDDALDELGDDFTEEEVRLVRIKFISEMAN
- the clpX gene encoding ATP-dependent Clp protease ATP-binding subunit ClpX, translating into MADSKAKKKCSFCGRSENEVGFLITGVNGYICDSCATQAYEITQEALGEVKKSAGATKLNLNELPKPVEIKKFLDQYVIGQDDAKRFLSVSVYNHYKRLLQKDSGDDVEIEKSNIIMVGSTGTGKTLLARTIAKLLHVPFTIVDATVLTEAGYVGEDIESILTRLLQVADYNVPEAEQGIVFIDEIDKIARKGDNPSITRDVSGEGVQQGLLKLLEGSVVNVPPQGGRKHPDQKMIPVNTKNILFICGGAFDGIEKKIAQRLNTHVVGYTASQTTARIDKNNMMQYIAPQDLKSFGLIPEIIGRLPVLTYLNPLDRDALRAILTEPKNSIIKQYVKLLEMDGIKLTFEDSVFEYIVDKAVEYKLGARGLRSIVETIMMDVMFEIPSGSKKEYEVTLDYAKQQLEKANMARLQTA
- the guaB gene encoding IMP dehydrogenase, whose protein sequence is MSFIADKIVMDGLTYDDVLLIPAYSEVLPRTVDLSTKFSKNIELKIPFVTAAMDTVTEAKMAIAIAREGGIGVIHKNMSIEEQARQVAIVKRAENGMIYDPVTIKRGSTVRDALDIMAEYKIGGIPVVDDEGYLVGIVTNRDLRFERDMAKHIDLVMTPKERLVTTNQSTDLESAAQILQKHKIEKLPIVGMDGKLIGLVTYKDITKAKDKPMACKDAKGRLRVAAGVGVTVDTLDRMQALVDAGADAIVIDTAHGHSAFVIEKLREAKKRFPGIDIVVGNIATGEAAKALVEAGADAVKVGIGPGSICTTRVVAGVGVPQLSAVYDVAKALKGTGIPLIADGGLRYSGDVVKALAAGGYSVMIGSLVAGTEESPGDTIIFNGRKFKSYRGMGSLEAMENGSKDRYFQSGTADVKKLVPEGIAARVPYKGTLFEVVYQLTGGLRAGMGYCGAANIEKLHDAKFTRITNAGVMESHPHDVTITSESPNYSRPE
- a CDS encoding peptidylprolyl isomerase codes for the protein MMKRGLLVAWFWFFGISVFAQEDPVLMRVNGKDILRSEFEYSYRHRTGNADAKLSPKEYAELFAQSKLKVEAAKVAGLDTTTMFRKLQEAWRSQLLKSYLTDKQVLDSCIRVLYQDRGLKGLGSRVRIMQIFKYLPQTITAKHLEEEKNRIDSIWQSLRTQSDLDFARLVEMYSEDKRSMWLERLQTTSEFENVAFSLSTGEISHPFFTPEGLHIIKVIDRKENPSYGEVYEKLAERLIRKEGVDKATETIVERLKRDWQYAPNPSGMNELLTIGRTEQTLFTIDGQVYSGEMFKQFASSHPQAVKRQLNGFIAKSLLDYEGKNIERKHPEVRYALQKVTDKYLIAEVTRQKVDLPAINDRAGLATYFKFHTSDYRWDSPRYKGAILHCVDKKTSKQAKKLLKKTPEKEWAEVLRQTFNTSGEEKIKVEQGIFADGDNKYIDKLVFKKGDFEPLMSYPFTVVVGKKQKGPDDYREVIEQVRKDYRSYLNAFWMRELQDFGKVEINQEVLKTVNNN
- the clpP gene encoding ATP-dependent Clp endopeptidase proteolytic subunit ClpP is translated as MDDFRKYATKHLGMNGMVLDDVIKSQAGYLNPYILEERQLNVTQLDVFSRLMMDRIIFLGTQVDDYTANTLQAQLLYLDSVDPGKDISIYINSPGGSVYAGLGIYDTMQFISSDVATICTGMAASMAAVLLVAGKEGKRSALPHSRVMIHQPMGGAQGQASDIEITAREIQKLKKELYTIIADHSHTDFDKVWADSDRDYWMTAQEAKEYGMIDEVLIKK